A DNA window from Daucus carota subsp. sativus chromosome 3, DH1 v3.0, whole genome shotgun sequence contains the following coding sequences:
- the LOC108212311 gene encoding uncharacterized protein LOC108212311, with protein MEIKFLELKQGNMSVAEYETKFIEFSRFAPYQVDTDEKKARRFQQGLKPWIQSRVAVFEITSYATLVHKACIVETSGELTAKERNEKKRKALHTHPKFEKKPWNFNNKKPFVKKEISPVENSQKPRSSQTANVLQGRTPFPECKTCGKKHPPPCHQESKTCYSCGKKGHYASSCKEKAVICFSCGKKGHMARDCPQSQKESSTPKINTPLEGKTTKPTARTFNMTLNEAMVDNNVISGTLSVNSLNACVLIDSGASRSFISV; from the coding sequence ATGGAGATTAAGTTTCTCGAGCTTAAGCAAGGTAATATGTCTGTAGCTGAATACGAAACCAAATTCATTGAATTTTCAAGGTTTGCGCCGTATCAAGTCGATACAGATGAGAAGAAAGCAAGACGTTTCCAGCAAGGTTTGAAGCCTTGGATTCAAAGCAGAGTTGCTGTTTTCGAAATTACAAGTTATGCAACCTTAGTACACAAAGCGTGTATTGTTGAAACAAGTGGAGAATTGACTGCCAAGGAAAGAaatgaaaagaagagaaaagccCTACACACTCACCCAAAGTTTGAAAAGAAACCTTGGAACTTCAATAATAAGAAACCTTTTGTGAAAAAGGAGATATCACCAGTAGAGAATAGTCAGAAGCCTAGGTCTTCACAAACTGCAAATGTGCTACAAGGAAGAACCCCATTCCCCGAGTGTAAAACTTGTGGAAAGAAACACCCACCCCCATGCCATCAAGAATCTAAAACCTGCTATAGTTGTGGAAAGAAAGGTCACTACGCATCAAGCTGCAAGGAGAAGGCGGTCATATGTTTCAGTTGTGGAAAGAAAGGGCATATGGCAAGGGATTGTCCACAATCCCAGAAGGAAAGTTCTACACCAAAGATTAATACACCACTTGAGGGCAAGACCACTAAGCCTACTGCACGGACTTTCAATATGACTCTGAATGAAGCCATGGTTGATAACAACGTCATATCGGGTACACTTTCTGTAAACTCTTTGAATGCCTGTGTGTTAATTGATTCTGGAGCAAGTAGATCTTTTATATCTGTTTAG